A segment of the Cutaneotrichosporon cavernicola HIS019 DNA, chromosome: 6 genome:
TAAGGCGGGAGTGACCGTGGTGGCTGGAGGGGTGGGACGTATGGGGGTGTCCGTGTTGTTTGGCCCACTACAGTCCATGGACTATGGCCAGAGTTCTCGCCCAACCCCTTCGATTGACTTCGGTCATTCGGTACAGTACAATAGATCGAGGCTGTGGCGCTATTTGGGCCTTGTTGATGATCCCGAGGCACATCCcgcgctcccgctccaACCTATCctgccgcgctcgcgtgGCGACTTCTCGGCCCTTGCCGCTGACTCTGACTCCTCAAAGTAACGCGTAATGCGTAATCGCAATCAGTCCATGGGCCTTGTTTCCAGACTCCAACATTGTCCTTACCATCTGACCCATCTCCACTAACCATGTCCGAGTCCGAAGgtgagcgccgcgagctcgtgtGCTGATATCTGTTCGCCAGCGTAAGAGCAccgtccccgtccccgcCTCTGTCCCTGTCCCTGTTGAGAAGGCGGCTCGATCTGGCCCCGGCGTCGTGCTCAAggtcatcctcgccctcgccatcgctgGGGCCGCATTGATCGCATACATCTCCACCGGAGAACGCAGCTTCTCAATGAAAGCACTGAGCGCGTACGACGGCAGTAATGAGGCGCTGCCCGTGTACATCTCAATCAACGGGGTGGTGTACGACGTATCCGCCAATCGCAGGGTGTACGGGAAAGGCGGGAGCTACAATATGATGTGAGTGGTGTGGCTTGAGTGTGAGGCTGGACCTGACTCCAGGGCCGGCCGCGATGCTTCGCGCTCGTTCATCACGGGCTGCTTCGAGACCCACCTGACCCACGACCTGCGCGGGATGACcgacaaggagctcgaATCGCTCGAGACATGGAAGAACTTCTTCAAGGACAGCCCCAAGTACccgcgcgtcggcgtcgccaagctcccGCCCATTGATCCGAACTCGGCCATTCCCGAGCCGTGTGCAGACCCCAAGTCCGCGCACAAGTGAGCGGGGAAGagagaggatggaggagcggagagaggagagtaGGTGACAGCATGCAGGAGAGTATGAGCGGCGCCTCATCCATCCACGTTGCCCCAGACCATACCCACACACATACCATGTACATCTGCATTTTGAGCACGCGGGCAAAAGCGACAACAGCCCCGACCTGGCTGGCTGGTCCTTCGGGCGACACTAGGGAGCCACCTCCCGCCCGCTGCCTCCTAGCCGACTCGAACGActgacctcgtcctcaaaGCTGAATGTGCTTACGAAAGACGcgctctaccaactgagctaAGAAGGCTTGGTGTTTCTTAGGTCACAGGGTTGCAGATCAGCTCGCGCGGGAACCACccaggcggaggagcggcTGGTGAACAGCCCCTTTagcgttgacgagctgacCGTCTGGGCTTGTGCCTGCGCTTGAACCCACATCTGGAAGCTTGTGGACAGCCCACCACTCGGCTTGGAGCTGTTCAACCACTCTGACTTGGTGGTCAACTGAGCGAGATGTCCAGAAATGAACAAGTGGAGAATGACAGCCGCGTTGTCCTCATCTTCTgtggaggatgagagatgagCACGTGGAGCCGCACAATTCCGTAGGTGTATGCGCCGCGGGGGCGTCTGTATGTGTGTATGCTATCGCATCTAGAGTTTATCAGTCTACCATTGCGGCTTCTATGTTGATCTGGATATGAATCGTACTTGCGCTCTACGCGCGCACGAGCATGCCGACCATGCACTCCTGCATCAGGTGTTCAATGTTGACCCACGAGTGGGTTAGCACTGCGGTCAGCTCAAGTGAAAAGAGAGCAGACGCGAGGACCAATCTACCCCCCATTTACTCACTGAACAGCTTGGTCCCGTCACGCCCTGCCACGCGCatcagctcgtcaacgccaCCAGGGTGGAAATTGAGGTATGGTGTTATGTTGTATACGACGCCGTTGAACGCCGACcacgcgtcgtcctcggtcttgTGCTGCGGTCAGATTTGGCCCCGTAAACAGACATACCTTCTTCAGCTCCTCCATCGTGACGCGTTTAGGCGGCCCGTGGAACCCGCGAAGGTTCGTACCGGACTTTGTTAATCTTGCCCAGTCAAGCGCCGAGTGCCCGGGCGCAAGCGCAACCTTGCCGCggcccttcttcttcatTGGCGCAGCTGTGAGGGAAGAACCGTCCGCGAGCTTCGCGGGTGTTGCgatcgcgcgcgagggtgTTGGTTTCAAAGAgttggaggcggaggggaCCGAGTCGCGCGAGTTAAGGCTAATGGCcggggggaggggtggtgGCATTGTGCCTTTCCCAGCAGCCGACTTGTCT
Coding sequences within it:
- a CDS encoding uncharacterized protein (Cytochrome b5-like Heme/Steroid binding domain), giving the protein MSESEGERRELAARSGPGVVLKVILALAIAGAALIAYISTGERSFSMKALSAYDGSNEALPVYISINGVVYDVSANRRVYGKGGSYNMMAGRDASRSFITGCFETHLTHDLRGMTDKELESLETWKNFFKDSPKYPRVGVAKLPPIDPNSAIPEPCADPKSAHK
- a CDS encoding uncharacterized protein (Belongs to the cytochrome b5 family), which gives rise to MSWLFSSLPSIPGWSSSVPTIAASEKQPVSSGDMPGGFSPAGEEDDEEYDDTPPQFPLPESAQRSTAPASLALAVPSLAVPAPSFALAPPSPTTSTRSASPPSDLNIAIVDAPLGDMRLPHSTTARPTFGIKAGGGLVADKSAAGKGTMPPPLPPAISLNSRDSVPSASNSLKPTPSRAIATPAKLADGSSLTAAPMKKKGRGKVALAPGHSALDWARLTKSGTNLRGFHGPPKRVTMEELKKHKTEDDAWSAFNGVVYNITPYLNFHPGGVDELMRVAGRDGTKLFMLTHSWVNIEHLMQECMVGMLVRA